The Cygnus atratus isolate AKBS03 ecotype Queensland, Australia chromosome 2, CAtr_DNAZoo_HiC_assembly, whole genome shotgun sequence genome window below encodes:
- the TRHR gene encoding thyrotropin-releasing hormone receptor, giving the protein MENDTGDEQNHTGLPLSSQEIITAEYQVVTILLVLLICGLGIVGNIMVVLVVLRTKHMRTPTNCYLVSLAVADLMVLVAAGLPNITESLYRSWVYGYVGCLCITYLQYLGINASSFSITAFTVERYIAICHPIKAQFLCTFSRAKKIIIFVWAFTSIYCMLWFFLLDLNTVVYKDTTVVSCGYKVSRSYYSPIYMMDFGIFYVLPMVLATVLYGLIARILFLNPIPSDPKEHSKAWRNDVAHQNKPVNSKMTNRSFNSTIASRRQVTKMLAVVVVLFAFLWMPYRTLVVVNSFLSSPFQENWFLLFCRICIYLNSAINPVIYNLMSQKFRAAFRKLCNCQQKRDKKPASYSVALNYNVIKESDHFSTELEDITVTNTYLSSAKTSIGDTCLSSGVTDNAF; this is encoded by the exons ATGGAGAATGACACAGGGGACGAGCAGAACCACACTGGGCTTCCACTGTCAAGCCAGGAGATCATTACAGCTGAATACCAAGTGGTTACCATCCTCTTGGTCCTCCTCATTTGCGGACTGGGCATCGTGGGCAACATCATGGTGGTTTTGGTTGTCCTCAGAACCAAACACATGAGAACTCCCACTAACTGCTACCTGGTGAGTCTGGCTGTGGCAGATCTCATGGTGCTTGTGGCTGCAGGACTCCCCAATATCACAGAAAGTCTGTACAGATCCTGGGTATATGGCTATGTGGGGTGTCTCTGCATCACTTATCTCCAGTACCTAGGGATCAatgcttcttctttttccatcacTGCTTTCACTGTCGAGAGATACATAGCTATCTGCCACCCAATCAAAGCTCAGTTCCTATGCACTTTTTCAAGAGCCAAAAAGATCATTATTTTTGTCTGGGCTTTCACCTCCATATACTGTATGCTCTGGTTTTTCCTGCTAGACCTCAATACAGTAGTCTACAAAGACACCACTGTTGTCTCTTGCGGCTACAAGGTGTCCAGGAGCTATTACTCTCCTATCTACATGATGGACTTTggtatattttatgttttgccAATGGTATTGGCGACTGTCCTCTATGGACTGATTGCTAGAATACTGTTCCTGAACCCCATCCCTTCGGACCCAAAAGAACATTCTAAGGCATGGAGGAATGACGTGGCTCACCAAAACAAGCCTGTGAATTCCAAGATGACTAACAGGAGTTTCAATAGCACTATTGCTTCTAGAAGGCAG GTCACCAAGATGCTGGCTGTGGTGGTCGTCCTATTCGCATTTCTGTGGATGCCCTACCGAACACTGGTGGTTGTCAACTCCTTTCTCTCTAGCCCTTTCCAAGAAAACTGGTTCCTGCTATTTTGCagaatctgtatttatttaaacagtgcCATCAATCCTGTAATTTACAATCTCATGTCCCAGAAATTCAGAGCAGCCTTCAGGAAACTCTGCAACTGCCAGCAGAAGCGGGACAAAAAACCTGCCAGTTACAGTGTGGCCCTAAATTATAATGTCATCAAAGAGTCTGATCACTTCAGCACTGAACTAGAAGATATTACTGTCACCAATACCTATCTCTCCTCTGCGAAAACATCTATTGGTGACACGTGTTTGTCGTCTGGGGTAACAGATAATGCCTTTTGA